Proteins from a genomic interval of Arachis hypogaea cultivar Tifrunner chromosome 10, arahy.Tifrunner.gnm2.J5K5, whole genome shotgun sequence:
- the LOC112717802 gene encoding uncharacterized protein, producing MCSPIQFSIISVVGIAEDVLVSIKGLTFPIDFYILEMPPNDSGRPSSILLGRPFLKTSRFKLDAFSGTYSFEIDGRAVSFNLDEAMKHPPKGYFIFQYDIIDETVEVVDEKNMAQGASVGKPSEHTEDTLPPPMIPSDQVPSHELKMELKPLLPHLIKKESRHKGKLNIWYEIAHRD from the coding sequence ATGTGTTCTCCAATTCAATTTAGCATAATCTCAGTGGTTGGCATTGCAGAAGACGTTTTGGTGAGTATTAAGGGGTTgacatttcctattgacttctacattctagagatgccccctaatgactcaggaagaccttcatccatcttgcttggaaggccatttttgAAGACTTCGCGGTTTAaattggatgcattctcaggtacctattcttttgagattgatggaagagcagtgagcttcaaccttgatgaagctatgaagcacccaccgAAAGGCTACTTTATCTTCCAGTATGACATTATTGATGAGACTGTAGAGGTAGTTGATGAGAAGAACATGGCTCAAGGTGCAAGTGTAGGGAAGCCCTCTGAGCATACTGAAGACACCTTGCCACCTCCAATGATTCCGAGTGATCAAGTGCCAAGTCATGAGCtgaaaatggagttgaagccccttctACCTCACTTGATCAAGAAGGAGAGCAG
- the LOC112716098 gene encoding probable acetyltransferase TAP2 — MLTLNLTPLPSSFSVANCPLFIQKTQLLIPSNLSYSFSATETRKLKTFQLKAGFWESIKSGLIKNNTTQVVDPPNVDEEDEEPLPQEFVLVEKTEPDGTIEQIIFSSGGDIDVYDLQALCDKVGWPRRPLSKLAAALKNSYIVASLHSVRKSPGSEGNEQKRLIGMARATSDHAFNATIWDVLVDPGYQGQGLGKALVEKLIRALLQRDIGNITLFADSKVVDFYRNLGFEADPEGIKGMFWYPNY, encoded by the exons ATGCTAACCCTCAACCTCACTCCTCTTCCTTCCTC GTTCTCTGTTGCAAATTGCCCACTGTTTATTCAGAAAACACAGTTATTGATTCCTTCCAATCTTAGTTACTCCTTTTCTGCTACAG AAACCAGAAAGTTGAAGACTTTTCAGCTCAAGGCTGGATTTTGGGAGTCAATTAAATCTGG GTTGATTAAGAACAACACTACACAAGTTGTTGATCCACCCAACgtagatgaagaagatgaagaacctTTGCCTCAAGAGTTTGTCCTTGTTGAAAAGACTGAACCTGATGGAACAATTGAGCAAATAATATTTTCTTCAGGTGGAGATATTGATGTTTATGACCTTCAAGCTCTCTGTGACAAG GTAGGGTGGCCACGGAGGCCATTGTCGAAATTAGCTGCTGCTTTAAAAAATAGCTATATTGTAGCCTCATTGCATTCTGTAAGAAAGTCTCCAGGGTCAG AGGGGAATGAACAAAAGAGATTAATCGGCATGGCTCGTGCTACTTCAGACCATGCCTTCAATGCCACAATTTGGGATGTCCTAGTTGATCCTGGTTACCAG GGCCAAGGTCTTGGTAAAGCTCTTGTAGAGAAACTGATTCGAGCTCTTTTGCAAAGGGACATCGGCAATATAACTCTGTTTGCAGATAGTAAAG TTGTGGATTTCTACCGGAATTTAGGttttgaagctgaccctgaaggCATAAAAGGCATGTTTTGGTACCCAAATTACTAA
- the LOC114924549 gene encoding uncharacterized protein, producing MLVNAAYAKTEAEFYYWFDIMRTENPAMCEWANRMEYDKWTQHEDSGRRFEHMTTNISECVNLVLKGTRNLPVTSLVQSTYERLAQHFVVRGQTAEAQLGSSNEFCQALAKAINRNLRDSRCFTVTLYDRHQSEYTVAETTPTGRFSLGSYRVSLKDHRCDCGHFQSLHYPCCHAIACCAYSRLNWASYVHEVYRMSEVFNVYKQGFVPPIPEGLWPPYAGPTIIPDPNMRRAKEGRPRATRIRGSMDQSLENQPKRCGLCRQAGHTRRNCDQRRHTTGGMRRSHYLVVLVVLLTVQLSYVWLVKSMNVTMLIFCINFI from the coding sequence ATGTTAGTGAATGCTGCCTACGCAAAGACTGAAGCAGAGTTTTATTACTGGTTTGACATCATGCGGACTGAGAATCCAGCAATGTGTGAATGGGCCAATCGGATGGAGTACGACAAATGGACCCAACATGAGGATAGTGGTAGACGGTTCGAGCACATGACAACCAACATCAGTGAATGTGTGAACTTGGTGCTAAAGGGAACTCGAAACCTCCCGGTCACATCGTTGGTTCAGTCAACTTACGAGAGGCTTGCTCAGCATTTTGTGGTACGGGGACAAACAGCAGAGGCACAACTCGGATCTAGTAATGAATTTTGCCAGGCATTGGCCAAGGCAATTAATCGGAATCTAAGAGACTCAAGGTGCTTCACTGTCACGTTATACGACAGGCATCAATCGGAGTACACCGTGGCCGAGACAACACCAACCGGGCGCTTCTCGCTGGGTAGCTATAGAGTTTCCCTTAAAGATCACAGATGCGACTGTGGCCACTTTCAGTCGCTGCATTATCCTTGTTGCCACGCCATTGCATGTTGCGCCTACTCCCGCCTTAATTGGGCGTCATATGTTCACGAGGTCTATCGTATGAGTGAAGTTTTCAACGTTTACAAGCAGGGTTTTGTTCCGCCTATCCCGGAAGGCCTATGGCCTCCATATGCTGGGCCAACCATCATTCCTGATCCTAACATGAGGCGTGCAAAGGAAGGTCGTCCAAGGGCAACCAGGATCCGTGGTAGTATGGATCAGTCTCTGGAGAACCAGCCGAAGCGCTGTGGGCTATGCCGTCAGGCTGGGCATACGCGGAGGAACTGTGACCAGCGAAGACATACTACCGGGGGGATGCGTAGATCTCATTATCTTgttgttttagttgttttattaaCTGTTCAGTTGAGTTATGTATGGTTGGTTAAGTCTATGAATGTCACCATGTTGATTTTCTGCATTaatttcatatga